In Mucilaginibacter sp. KACC 22063, the genomic stretch CATACCGTTTATTACCCTTATCCATGTTTAAATACATATTCTCCCTAATTACTTTTATTACTGTTAGTTACTCATCAGTTTTAGCCCAGGATTTTGACTGGGGAACACATACCAACGAAGAGTTGGATATGAAACGTTATCAAAAAGACACCACCGCACATGCACTTGTGTTAAATGAGTTTGGTAAAGTATACTTCACTACAGGCACAGACCGTGTATTGCTGATTACCGAGCGGCACGTAAAAATTAAGATCTTTGACGACAAGGCTTTTGAATCAAGTGGAAACGTGGCTATCCCGTTATACAAAACGGATAACTCTACCCTTGAAATTGCAAGAGATATCAAAGGCATCACCACCTATGCCGATGAAAACGGTATTGTCCACACAGCAGAACTCGATCCTAAAAAGGTATTTTATATCAACGAAAGCAAACACTTTGAGGGTGTAAAGTTTGATATGCCCAACCTGCGTAAAGGATGTATCATTGAATACAAATACACCGTTGAAAGTCCATACATCCATAATATCCCACGCTGGGAATTTCAGGATGATATACCCAAATTAAATTCAGAAATATACCTGAGTATACCGGCTATATACAATTATCATATCTCTTTGCATGGACCTTTTAAACTTACTAAGAACAAGTCTGATTTAACAAGGGATTGTTTTTCAGCAGGTGGTACCAAGTGCGATTGTTCTGAACTTACTTTCGGAATGGCCGATATTCCGGCGTTCGTTGAAGAGGAATACATGACGGCGCGAAAGAACTTTATTTCTGCCATTAATTTTGAGCTTACGGATTATATGAATCTGAGTACCGGCGTTAAAGTAAAAGTTGCGCAGGAATGGAGAGATATAGATAATTCATTAAAAACCAATGAATACTTCGGTAGCCAGATTAAACGCAGTGGTTTAATGAAAGACCGTATTAAGGGAGTTATCGCAGGACAAACTACCGACATAGCAAAAGCAAAGGCGATTTATGCCTTTATCCAAAAAAACATCCGTTGGGATAACAACTATGGAAAGTACAGTGCCGATGGTATCCGTAAAGCGCTTGATGACCACAAAGGCAGCATTGGAGATATTAATCTTGCATTAATAGCTGCACTTAAAGCTGCAGATATCAACACAGAAGCGGTTATACTTGCTACAAGGAATTATGGGTTGGTGAACAGGCTATACCCTACTGCTGATGATTTTAATTATGTAATTGCAAAGGTCAATATTGATGGCAAAAGCTATATGCTTGATGCCAGTGACCCATACCTGGGATTTGGCATGTTACCGCTGCATTGTATCAACGATCAGGGCCGTGTCATCAGTTTTGAAAAACCATCTTACTGGATCGATATCACTCCTCCATTTAAAAAATCAGAGTTGTTAAGCTTTGAACTTACGCTACAGCCGGATGGTAAACTAAAAGGGATTTATCAACTTATCAGCACTGGTTACGAAGCCTATTTGCAACGAAAAGCCATTAAGAAATTTAACAGTGTTGATGAGTATATTGAAAACCGTGACGAACGCTGGTCGAAGATCAAAGTTTTAAAAGCAGATATCTCCGGCCTTGACAGCCTGGACAAACCACTTGTGGAGAATTATACAGTAGAAATTAACGCTTTTAAAAACACAGCAGGCGAAAAGCTAATGTTAAACCCTAACATTTTAGGCAGGCAGATCACTAACCCGTTCAAGTTGGTTGATCGCACCTATCCGGTGGATATGGGTATGCCTTCAGAACGCAGGATCATGGTTACCCTGCATGTGCCGCACGGCTACAAATTTGAACATATGCCAAAGGACACGGCATTTGCTTTGCCTAACGGTGGTGGTAAATTAATTATTTCAGCAGCACAGAATCAGGATGATGATGTTTGTAATTATTCGCAAATGCTGCAGTTTAACAAGCCCGTTTATACGGTAGCTGAATATCCGTATATCAAAGAACTTTATAACAAGCTGATACAGGTTGATGCTGGTGATATTGTATTGAAAAAAGGCTTATGAGAAGGATTTTAGCTATTGCCTTGATCTTGTTCGGTAGCATCAGTGTCAAAGCACAGGAAGATTACAGCGCAAGCCTGATCCCAAAAGAATTGCTGCCTTATGCAAGCGCGGTGATGCGCAACTATGAGAAAACGGTTGAGATCAGGAACAAAGAAACGGTTGTCTATCACATTAAGGAAGCCATAACCGTACTTAACCGCAATGGTGCCGAAGCGGCTCATTTAGGGTTATGGTATAATAAAGGTTCAAAGATCAAATCAATTAAGGGGATGATCTATGACGAGTTTAATAAACCTATCAGCAAAATATCATCCGGTAATTTTGAAGATCAGGCCTATATCGACGACTATTCTTTGTTTGAAGATAACCGTGTAAAGCATTATAATCCAAGCGTAACAACCTACCCTTACACAGTTGTGTATGAATATGAAACACAATCAAACCAATCGCTTAATATTACACCGTGGTACCCTGTTGAAGAGTCGGGCGTGGCAGTTGAAAAAAGCGTATACAAAGTAATTTGCCCGGCGGATGAATCATTAAGGTACAATGAAAATAACTTTAAAGGGCAGGTTGAAACAGGCACAACTGATAAGGGACTGAAAACTTATACCTGGCGAGCTGCCAATATTAAAGCATATCGCGATGAACCGTACAGCCCGATCATGAGTAATTACATTACAAGCGTACGTGTTGTGCCGCAACATTTTGTATATGGCGGCATCCCGGGCAGTTTTACCAATTGGGAAGAACTTGGCAAATGGAACTATGAGAAACTTTTGGTCGACAGGCAAAAGCTATCATTGGCCACGGTTGAACAGATGAAAGAGCTTACCGCTAACATTACAGATCCAAAGCTGAAAGCAAAAGCGATATATGAATACATGCAGCATAAAACGCGTTATGTAAGTATCCAGATAGGCATTGGCGGGTATCAGCCTTTCCCAGCTACCGATGTTGACCAGCTTGGTTACGGCGACTGCAAAGGCCTTGTAAATTATACCCAGGCTTTACTGAAAGCTGTTGGCATTAACTCGTGGTATTGTGTGGTTGAAGCCGGTAACAGCAAGATCAGCATGAAAAAGGATTTTGCCAGCATGGACCAGGGTAACCATGTTATTTTATGCCTGCCCTTTAAAAATGATACGACCTGGCTGGAGTGTACCAATCAAAAGATCCCATTTGGTTATTTAGGCAGTTTCACTGACGACCGCACAGTACTTGCCTGTACGCCCGAAGGCGGAAGATTGTTGCACACCCCTAAATATACAACCGAGCAAAATATAGAGAGCCGTACAGCTGATGTTACTATTGCCGCAGACGGAACATTGACAGGAAAAATGCTAACCACTTTTAGCGGCTCACAATATAATAACCGCCGCGAATATGTAGATGAACCTTTTAGGGAGCAGGCTAAGGCTGTGCAGCGCATCTATCCTATTAATAATATGGAAGTGAAAAGTTATCAGCTGAAAGACGAACCAAAATATCAGCCGGAAATGAAAGAGGCTGTACAGTTTGAAGCGCCTGAATATGGCATGACAGAAGATGATAAGCTTATTTTTATTGTTAACCCTACTAACAGGGCCGGTACGTTAAGGGAACTGGTTAACCGCACACAGCCTGTTTATATTAATCGCGGTTATACCGATATTGATAAAATAGTTTATACCATTCCCGAGGGATATGAACCCGACAAAAAATTGCTAAGCCTAAGCATCAAAAAAGATTTTGGCAGCTACAGCGCTAACGTAAGCCTGAACGGAAACCAATTGGTATACACCCGTAAGTTTCAACTTAAAGACGGTACGTATAGTAAGGATGAGTACAGCGAACTGGTCGACTTTTATCAGTCGGCAGAAGAGGCCGACCATTATAAAATGGTATTGGTAAAGAAAAAGTAGCGTTCAGCTTATTGTTCCTGCGGATTAGTAACCATTGCGGATGCATCGGTTTGCAGGTTAATGGAACCTGCACGTGAGAAATATTTATACATGGATGGGTCATGTAGCCGGATGATCATTACCCCTTTGCGGCTGCTGGCATGCACTACATACCCGTTTTGCAGGTATATCCCTACGTGGCTGAATTTCTTACCGTCAAAGTCGAAAAACACCAAGTCACCTTCCTGCAATTCGTCTTCATATTTACGTTTAATTACATTGATCTGCTGACTGGTGATCCGCGGAATATTGATGCCATACACCTGCTGCTCAAGCAAATAAGCCAGACCAGAGCAATCGACCCCATTTTTATCCAGCCCGCCAAAGCGGTATGGCGTGCCTGTCCACTCCTCAATAAAATTATATAAACGGCCGTTTTGTATGGCGTCTTTATCAACGCCCATTATTCCGGCATATTTTTCGGCTATAAATCCCTGCGGCTTAACAACTTCTCCCGGACTGCCTTTCAGTACGGCTTTTTTAGATTTACAGGATGCAAATAAAAGCAGCGTAGCTACAAATAATATGGCAAAACGAGGCAGGCGTTTGATCATGAAAGTAAAATTAAAAGGCAATACAATTACACTAAAACGAATATTATTAACATATCAACATAATCGTTTGAAGAAAGATATTAAGACAAAAGAAATAAATTTCGAATCATTACTCCTTTATCTTTTCCTCTTTTGTCCGACTAGCTTTTCAGCATGCGTTGTATCTCGTCAAGCTTCATCATGGCCTCAACAGGTGTAAGGGTATTTACATCAAGGTTATTCAGGGTATCGCGAATTTTTACCAGTACAGGATCATCTATCGAGAACATCTGTAATTGAAGGGCCTGCTTTTGTACTTTTTTAATGCTTTCTTTAATATGTTCGCCGCCGGTACGCTCATGCTCTAGTTTCTTCAAAATTTCGTGCGCACGTGATAAAACTTTAGGTGGCATACCTGCTAGCTTAGCCACATGGATGCCGAAGCTGTGTTCGCTGCCACCGGGTACAAGCTTGCGCAGGAAGATGATCTGGTGACCAACTTCCTTAACTGTGACATTAAAGTTTTTGATGCGGTTAAAAGAGTTGCTCAGCTCATTTAATTCGTGGTAGTGCGTGGCAAAAAGCGTTTTAGCCTTAGCCGACGGATGATTGTGCAGGTATTCGGCAATGGCCCATGCAATGGAAATACCATCGTAAGTGGAGGTACCCCGGCCGATCTCGTCAAGCAGGATCAGGCTGCGGTCTGAAATATTGTTCAGGATGCTGGCCGTCTCATTCATTTCCACCATGAAGGTAGATTCGCCCGATGATAGATTATCGGATGCGCCAACTCTGGTAAAAATCTTATCCACTACGCCAATAGCCGCCTCTTTAGCAGGAACAAAACAGCCCATCTGTGCCATTAACACAATAAGGCCGGTTTGGCGTAACAAGGCAGACTTACCCGCCATGTTGGGACCGGTAATAATGATGATCTGCTGCGTTTCCGAATCGAGGTAAACATCATTGGTAATGTATGCTTCACCCGGCGGCAAATTCTTTTCTATAACCGGGTGGCGGCCGCCTTTAATATCAATCACGCGGCTGTCGTTGATCTGCGGCTTAACGTAATAGTTCTTTTCAGATATAGTAGCAAAGTTCAGCAGTACATCTAACCGTGCTATCAGTTGTGCATTCAGCTGAATAGGCTTAATGTATTCTGCCAGGGCATAAAGCAGTTCATTATACAGCTTGGTTTCTAAAGCCAGTATCTTTTCTTCGGCACCAAGTATCTGCTCTTCGTATTCTTTAAGCTCCGGGGTAATGTATCGCTCGGCATTTACCAAGGTTTGCTTGCGTATCCAATCGGCAGGCACTTTATCGCGATGTGCATGCGTTACTTCCAGGTAGTAACCGAATACATTATTAAAAGCAACCTTTAATGAGGGTATGCCCGTTTGCTCCGCTTCCCGTTTTTGAATCTCTAAAAGATATCCCTTGCCGCCAAAAGCTATCTTACGCAAGCGGTCAAGCTCTTCGTTAATGCCTTCGGCCATAACGCCGCCTTTGGCAATTAAAACAGGCGGCTCGCTGTTCAGCTCCTGCCCTATTTTTTCGCAAATAAAAGTACAGGGATTAAGCTGATCGCTGATGGCCTTTAGCGGAACATTCTCGGCCTGATCTGTGATTTTTTTGATCTGATCTATTGCCGATAGTGCTTTTTTTAGCTGGCAAACCTCACGCGGGTTGGCCTTCTGCAATCCTATTTTAGAGATCAGCCTCTCCAGGTCGCCAATTTGCCTAATGTGCTGTTGCAGGTCATCGCGCAGCTCACTAAAAGCCATCAGGTGTTCTACTACATTCAGGCGGTCGGTAATCGGCTTAATGTCTTTTAACGGCATCACTATCCAGCGGCGTAGTAAACGTGCGCCCATTGGCGAGCAGGTGTGATCCAGCACATCGGCAAGGGTAATCGCATTTTCATTAGCCGAACCTACCAGTTCGAGGTTGCGAATGCTGAACCTGTCGAGCCACAAATAGCGTTCTTCCTCAATACGGGAGATACCGGAAATATGCTGTAAGTTACGATGCTCGGTTTCATTTAAATAATGCAGCGCCACACCGGCTGCAACAATACCTAAATTCAGTTTATCGATGCCAAAGCCTTTAAGCGACTTTACACCAAAATGTTTCAGCAGGGTTTCCTGTGCGTAGTCGCCGGTATAGGGCCACTCGTCAAGCATGTAGGTATAAAACCTGTCGCCAAAAGCATCGCTGAAATCACTGCGGCGTGTTTTAGGATAAATCACCTCGCTTGGCGAAAAGCTTTGCAGCAGCTTGTCGATATAACCCAGGTTACCTTGCGCCGTAAGAAACTCGCCTGTTGAAATATCAATTAAGGCAATACCTGCACTTTGCTTTTCGAAATATATAGAAGCGAGGTAGTTGTTACGTTTTTGCTGAAGAATGTTATCGCTAACAGCAACACCGGGCGTAACCAGTTCGGTAACACCCCGCTTAACAATA encodes the following:
- a CDS encoding transglutaminase domain-containing protein produces the protein MEKILFSYRLLPLSMFKYIFSLITFITVSYSSVLAQDFDWGTHTNEELDMKRYQKDTTAHALVLNEFGKVYFTTGTDRVLLITERHVKIKIFDDKAFESSGNVAIPLYKTDNSTLEIARDIKGITTYADENGIVHTAELDPKKVFYINESKHFEGVKFDMPNLRKGCIIEYKYTVESPYIHNIPRWEFQDDIPKLNSEIYLSIPAIYNYHISLHGPFKLTKNKSDLTRDCFSAGGTKCDCSELTFGMADIPAFVEEEYMTARKNFISAINFELTDYMNLSTGVKVKVAQEWRDIDNSLKTNEYFGSQIKRSGLMKDRIKGVIAGQTTDIAKAKAIYAFIQKNIRWDNNYGKYSADGIRKALDDHKGSIGDINLALIAALKAADINTEAVILATRNYGLVNRLYPTADDFNYVIAKVNIDGKSYMLDASDPYLGFGMLPLHCINDQGRVISFEKPSYWIDITPPFKKSELLSFELTLQPDGKLKGIYQLISTGYEAYLQRKAIKKFNSVDEYIENRDERWSKIKVLKADISGLDSLDKPLVENYTVEINAFKNTAGEKLMLNPNILGRQITNPFKLVDRTYPVDMGMPSERRIMVTLHVPHGYKFEHMPKDTAFALPNGGGKLIISAAQNQDDDVCNYSQMLQFNKPVYTVAEYPYIKELYNKLIQVDAGDIVLKKGL
- a CDS encoding DUF3857 and transglutaminase domain-containing protein: MRRILAIALILFGSISVKAQEDYSASLIPKELLPYASAVMRNYEKTVEIRNKETVVYHIKEAITVLNRNGAEAAHLGLWYNKGSKIKSIKGMIYDEFNKPISKISSGNFEDQAYIDDYSLFEDNRVKHYNPSVTTYPYTVVYEYETQSNQSLNITPWYPVEESGVAVEKSVYKVICPADESLRYNENNFKGQVETGTTDKGLKTYTWRAANIKAYRDEPYSPIMSNYITSVRVVPQHFVYGGIPGSFTNWEELGKWNYEKLLVDRQKLSLATVEQMKELTANITDPKLKAKAIYEYMQHKTRYVSIQIGIGGYQPFPATDVDQLGYGDCKGLVNYTQALLKAVGINSWYCVVEAGNSKISMKKDFASMDQGNHVILCLPFKNDTTWLECTNQKIPFGYLGSFTDDRTVLACTPEGGRLLHTPKYTTEQNIESRTADVTIAADGTLTGKMLTTFSGSQYNNRREYVDEPFREQAKAVQRIYPINNMEVKSYQLKDEPKYQPEMKEAVQFEAPEYGMTEDDKLIFIVNPTNRAGTLRELVNRTQPVYINRGYTDIDKIVYTIPEGYEPDKKLLSLSIKKDFGSYSANVSLNGNQLVYTRKFQLKDGTYSKDEYSELVDFYQSAEEADHYKMVLVKKK
- a CDS encoding C40 family peptidase produces the protein MIKRLPRFAILFVATLLLFASCKSKKAVLKGSPGEVVKPQGFIAEKYAGIMGVDKDAIQNGRLYNFIEEWTGTPYRFGGLDKNGVDCSGLAYLLEQQVYGINIPRITSQQINVIKRKYEDELQEGDLVFFDFDGKKFSHVGIYLQNGYVVHASSRKGVMIIRLHDPSMYKYFSRAGSINLQTDASAMVTNPQEQ
- the mutS gene encoding DNA mismatch repair protein MutS → MAKNATKETPLMQQYNQIKGKYPGALLLFRVGDFYETFGEDAIKAAGILGIVLTRRANGTATHIELAGFPHHSLETYLPKLVRAGQRVAICDQLEDPKTTKTIVKRGVTELVTPGVAVSDNILQQKRNNYLASIYFEKQSAGIALIDISTGEFLTAQGNLGYIDKLLQSFSPSEVIYPKTRRSDFSDAFGDRFYTYMLDEWPYTGDYAQETLLKHFGVKSLKGFGIDKLNLGIVAAGVALHYLNETEHRNLQHISGISRIEEERYLWLDRFSIRNLELVGSANENAITLADVLDHTCSPMGARLLRRWIVMPLKDIKPITDRLNVVEHLMAFSELRDDLQQHIRQIGDLERLISKIGLQKANPREVCQLKKALSAIDQIKKITDQAENVPLKAISDQLNPCTFICEKIGQELNSEPPVLIAKGGVMAEGINEELDRLRKIAFGGKGYLLEIQKREAEQTGIPSLKVAFNNVFGYYLEVTHAHRDKVPADWIRKQTLVNAERYITPELKEYEEQILGAEEKILALETKLYNELLYALAEYIKPIQLNAQLIARLDVLLNFATISEKNYYVKPQINDSRVIDIKGGRHPVIEKNLPPGEAYITNDVYLDSETQQIIIITGPNMAGKSALLRQTGLIVLMAQMGCFVPAKEAAIGVVDKIFTRVGASDNLSSGESTFMVEMNETASILNNISDRSLILLDEIGRGTSTYDGISIAWAIAEYLHNHPSAKAKTLFATHYHELNELSNSFNRIKNFNVTVKEVGHQIIFLRKLVPGGSEHSFGIHVAKLAGMPPKVLSRAHEILKKLEHERTGGEHIKESIKKVQKQALQLQMFSIDDPVLVKIRDTLNNLDVNTLTPVEAMMKLDEIQRMLKS